A window from uncultured Desulfobacter sp. encodes these proteins:
- a CDS encoding SidJ-related pseudokinase, whose product MNHRLDFSAAYMGIKYIGEHAANYPFTITRQTLDALFAVFDTTSFKKAKQAFFLYHETACTLVEMAKTMENDIFRTIVPDLLSLLMKSTGNRLRALSQALGRLADNRPAQNVPPLHDNAMPLEINFSCLAEKFTLTGQESSAKGQWIWKGRSLIFRIETTILGVIKFATSKDNTNEIHQEAAWMDWFAQDAINSDALVPEPVRIQGRYLFKITDELPQGGPQKIYGPVCIVFIPCPGYYEYPNVKDADLKNIRTSFFKSAFALGKLSSLGLYHTALIPLFHNRVQQNRRNDNGRYLWEHAGRLDQWLDSSRFPNFAASGLRDFEHITCQAKPLDLEHYSGEYLLSFILVAGSCFRNQAPHRRGTDNTIPYVDTRDLFCPDLFESLLTGVCEHYFKGLTQCESFDPEPFNFPVLVRQLIEKMGIDEHMQEALRIQDQLAMDDEQFKQFLAERGVSRVPAKGEQEITLFTGPHLGDFNQAISIPELIEFLFKFSALCVSTCFLKKR is encoded by the coding sequence ATGAATCATCGTCTGGATTTTTCTGCAGCATACATGGGAATCAAATACATAGGTGAGCATGCAGCAAATTATCCGTTTACGATTACCCGGCAGACCCTGGATGCGCTGTTTGCTGTATTTGATACAACCAGTTTTAAAAAGGCAAAACAAGCCTTTTTTCTGTATCATGAGACCGCCTGCACCCTGGTGGAGATGGCCAAAACAATGGAGAACGATATTTTCCGAACCATTGTACCAGACCTTCTATCGCTTCTGATGAAAAGTACAGGGAACCGGCTTCGTGCATTAAGCCAGGCGCTTGGCCGGTTAGCGGACAATCGTCCGGCACAAAATGTTCCGCCTCTCCACGACAATGCCATGCCGTTGGAGATAAATTTTTCCTGCCTTGCCGAAAAATTTACACTCACGGGGCAAGAATCGTCTGCCAAGGGGCAATGGATCTGGAAAGGCAGAAGCCTGATTTTCAGGATAGAAACAACGATCCTGGGCGTTATCAAATTTGCAACATCCAAGGACAATACCAATGAAATCCACCAGGAAGCGGCATGGATGGACTGGTTTGCCCAGGATGCTATAAATTCCGATGCCCTTGTACCCGAACCGGTCCGTATCCAGGGCCGATATCTATTCAAAATTACGGATGAACTACCCCAAGGGGGACCGCAAAAAATATACGGCCCGGTCTGCATCGTCTTTATTCCTTGCCCGGGGTATTACGAATACCCCAATGTCAAAGATGCGGATCTAAAAAATATTAGAACATCGTTTTTCAAATCCGCCTTTGCTTTGGGCAAACTTTCATCCCTGGGGCTCTACCATACGGCATTGATTCCGTTATTTCATAACCGGGTTCAGCAAAACCGGAGAAACGACAACGGCAGATATCTATGGGAACATGCCGGGCGTCTGGATCAGTGGCTGGACTCAAGCCGGTTTCCCAACTTTGCCGCATCGGGTTTGCGGGATTTTGAACATATTACCTGCCAGGCAAAGCCGTTAGACCTTGAGCATTATTCAGGAGAATACCTGCTCAGTTTTATTCTGGTGGCCGGTTCCTGTTTTAGAAACCAGGCCCCCCACCGGCGGGGCACAGACAATACCATACCCTATGTGGACACCCGGGATCTTTTTTGCCCGGATCTATTCGAATCGCTTTTAACCGGGGTGTGTGAGCACTATTTCAAAGGCCTAACCCAATGTGAGTCCTTTGATCCGGAGCCCTTTAACTTTCCTGTACTCGTCCGACAGCTTATTGAAAAAATGGGAATAGATGAACATATGCAAGAGGCATTAAGGATACAGGATCAGTTGGCCATGGATGATGAACAGTTTAAACAATTCCTTGCGGAACGGGGTGTGAGCCGTGTACCGGCCAAAGGGGAACAAGAGATTACGCTGTTTACCGGCCCCCATCTTGGCGACTTTAATCAGGCCATATCCATACCGGAACTTATTGAATTTTTATTTAAATTTTCTGCATTATGTGTGTCGACCTGCTTTCTAAAAAAGCGTTAA